A genomic stretch from Arachis stenosperma cultivar V10309 chromosome 3, arast.V10309.gnm1.PFL2, whole genome shotgun sequence includes:
- the LOC130966165 gene encoding uncharacterized protein LOC130966165 — translation MSSKWLSKAFMKKICKNPKIKLRTLIRKAHSKWNVDLTKTKAAKVKQQALDEINGTYGEQYRKIHDYAAELLRSNPSSTVRMQVERPPEFQLETSIPGNDMRPRFERIYIFLDACKRSFMVCRTMIGLDGYFIKTPYGGQLLTAIEWDPNDQISPIAYAIVKAETKDSWTWFLLNLCDDLGVDKIRWCTFMSDQQKGLTPTFDELLPAYITGFMLGRDKYEVSSSQDNRDKFVVDLQLHESSCREFQLTGYPCEHAMSCIRKMCLDVKNYVNKCYKKETYVDYYQHVIYLVNGLNLWARTENDDVLPPVFRKPIGHPKLSRNKTSDESRNNGPLAKLSKDVQQQKCSYCFALGYNKRTCPKKHKVEALAKKHNAALQAKKSAGTTGIPNPSKNPAKITKL, via the exons ATGAGTTCTAAGTGGCTGAGTAAGGCTTTTATGAAGAAGATTTGTAAGAACCCTAAAATCAAGTTGAGAACTTTGATAAGGAAGGCTCATAGCAAATGGAATGTTGATCTCACAAAGACCAAAGCTGCCAAAGTGAAGCAGCAAGCCTTGGATGAGATTAATGGTACTTATGGAGAGCAATATAGGAAGATTCATGACTATGCTGCCGAGTTATTGAGGTCGAATCCGAGTTCCACTGTTCGGATGCAAGTGGAGAGACCTCCTGAGTTTCAACTAGAGACATCAATCCCTGGTAATGACATGAGACCACGATTTGAGAGGATCTATATCTTCTTGGATGCTTGCAAACGGAGTTTCATGGTGTGCAGAACCATGATCGGCCTTGATGGATACTTCATCAAGACTCCATATGGGGGTCAACTTCTAACAGCCATTGAATGGGACCCCAACGATCAGATTTCGCCAATTGCCTATGCTATTGTTAAAGCAGAGACAAAAGACTCGTGGACATGGTTTTTGTTGAATCTGTGTGATGATTTGGGAGTTGATAAGATCAGATGGTGTACATTCATGAGCGACCAACAAAAG GGATTGACTCCTACCTTTGATGAGTTGCTACCTGCATATATCACAGGTTTTATGTTAG GTAGGGACAAGTATGAGGTATCTAGCAGTCAGGATAATAGAGACAAATTTGTTGTGGACTTACAGTTACATGAGTCCTCCTGTAGAGAGTTTCAACTAACAGGTTACCCATGTGAGCATGCCATGAGTTGCATTAGGAAAATGTGTTTAGATGTTAAGAACTATGTGAACAAGTGCTATAAGAAAGAGACCTACGTGGACTACTATCAACATGTAATCTACCTAGTGAATGGACTAAATCTCTGGGCCCGGACTGAGAATGATGATGTGCTGCCACCAGTGTTTAGGAAACCAATAGGGCACCCAAAACTAAGTAGGAACAAGACTAGTGATGAGTCACGCAACAATGGACCACTAGCTAAATTATCCAAGGATGTACAACAACAAAAATGCTCCTATTGTTTTGCACTTGGTTACAACAAAAGAACCTGCCCTAAAAAACATAAGGTGGAGGCCTTGGCAAAAAAG CATAATGCAGCTCTACAAGCCAAGAAAAGTGCTGGCACAACTGGGATTCCAAACCCCAGCAAGAACCCAGCAAAGATAACAAAACTTTAA